One genomic region from Portunus trituberculatus isolate SZX2019 chromosome 5, ASM1759143v1, whole genome shotgun sequence encodes:
- the LOC123515959 gene encoding LOW QUALITY PROTEIN: uncharacterized protein LOC123515959 (The sequence of the model RefSeq protein was modified relative to this genomic sequence to represent the inferred CDS: inserted 1 base in 1 codon), which produces MPAEVESRRSQSVDGCSPVAVPTMDGHVARDAHRLPAPHIAENCGACTPIIRGRSPDHAQHTSDGVPSVREHLRARGVSEDGANIILASWKPGTEKQYRPHLKRWAQFCVRGNVSACNPTVADIINFLSETFNRNVGYETLNTARSALSSLGIVVDGCRAGNHPLVIRFMRGVFNLRPPIPRYTATWDVQPVLXELKSMYPLHTLTLRDLTLKLVMLMALTQAARVQTLHLLVTTGISIGEDFISVRLRGHIKQCRPSFNIRSIKFQAYSRDTSLCVCDTLQHYLARTAEIRRDLSREDAGLLLSYVRPHKSVTKDTIARWVKAMLKRSGVDTTTFTAGSVRSAAVSKAKAMSVPITTIMAKAGWTRASTFAKFYDKQIVPQLDSFQEAVLV; this is translated from the exons ATGCCTGCAGAAGTTGAAAGCCGAAGGAGCCAGAGTGTGGATGGTTGTTCCCCTGTGGCAGTCCCAACCATGGATGGGCACGTTGCTCGGGATGCTCATCGATTACCCGCGCCTCATATCGCAGAAAACTGCGGTGCTTGTACACCCATCATCAGGGGAAGATCACCCGATCATGCGCAACACACATCTGATGGCGTGCCTTCTGTCAGGGAGCACTTACGAGCACGCGGAGTTTCTGAGGACGGTGCAAACATCATCTTGGCTTCTTGGAAACCAGGCACCGAGAAACAATACCGCCCGCACCTTAAGCGCTGGGCACAATTTTGTGTTAGAGGGAACGTTAGTGCCTGTAATCCCACTGTCGCGGACATTATAAATTTTTTGTCTGAAACTTTTAACAGGAATGTGGGTTATGAAACACTCAATACGGCCAGAAGTGCTCTCTCCTCTTTGGGCATTGTGGTGGATGGCTGTAGAGCGGGTAACCACCCTTTGGTCATCAGGTTCATGAGGGGTGTATTTAATTTGCGTCCACCCATACCTAGATACACTGCAACATGGGACGTTCAACCAGTCC CGGAATTGAAATCCATGTACCCCTTGCATACTCTAACCCTTAGGGATTTAACTTTAAAACTGGTTATGCTGATGGCTCTAACCCAGGCTGCACGTGTACAAACTTTACATCTGTTAGTTACCACTGGCATTAGCATAGGAGAGGACTTTATTTCAGTTCGGTTACGGGGTCACATTAAGCAGTGTAGGCCCTCCTTTAATATTCGTTCAATTAAATTTCAAGCTTATTCCAGGGACACTAGTTTATGTGTTTGCGATACCTTACAGCATTACCTCGCAAGAACGGCGGAGATCAGACGGGACCTTTCCCGAGAGGATGCTGGACTTCTCCTCAGCTACGTCAGACCACACAAGTCGGTCACTAAGGACACCATTGCCCGTTGGGTTAAGGCGATGCTTAAAAGATCAGGTGTTGACACTACTACATTTACTGCTGGTAGTGTTAGGTCAGCGGCAGTGTCAAAGGCAAAGGCTATGTCAGtgcctattactactattatggcCAAAGCCGGCTGGACTCGGGCCAGTACTTTTGCTAAGTTTTATGACAAGCAAATTGTCCCACAACTAGATTCATTTCAGGAGGCTGTACTTGTGTAA